One region of Pseudomonas alvandae genomic DNA includes:
- a CDS encoding tyrosine-type recombinase/integrase has product MALSEMTVRHARITGNDYTLGDSDGLTLNVTARGGKVWLFRYYWAGKQKRMSLGSYPQIGLKEARTRRDEARTLVAQGINPYEHRKQQRLAVHAAKEHTFEAVFNQWVEFRRLSLKEGRQSTLSQILRIFNKDVLPVLGGRSIYDINRHDLLDLLSRIEQRKALTTAEKCRTWFNQLFRYALVKIEGLEHNPASDLDVVALPKPPVTHNPFLRMDELPALMAALRNYGGANQTRLGLRLLLLTGVRTGELRLATPDQFDLEKRLWVIPAEVVKQLQLAMRKPGKQTQNVPPYIVPLSVQALEIVRHLLDQVVPAQRYLFAHRSDLSKRISENTLNGALRRMGYADQLTGHGMRATISTALNEIGYPKVWVDAQLSHADPDKVSAAYNHAEYVEQRRTMMQDWANRLDLWGQGQLKAASSPLTIRLEGAASLPSLENANANAVLYSSGFPATTVPASKTSVSNEPVLSAAQYSPVLLAPAQTEQLREPQVSDIQRQRAEMLATYEASSNLPLLVFAKLAGKSRDQINRDIKARRLLSLSLGNRGQRIPDWQLDPLRHKFVLAALARFPDVDAWRLYRMVCEPHERLKGRSPIDVLTLENFDVTARIVCGALGPS; this is encoded by the coding sequence ATGGCACTCTCAGAAATGACAGTTCGGCATGCCCGAATCACCGGCAATGACTACACCCTCGGTGACAGTGATGGCCTCACTCTCAATGTGACGGCCAGGGGCGGAAAAGTCTGGCTCTTCCGCTACTACTGGGCAGGCAAGCAGAAGCGCATGTCCCTCGGTAGTTACCCCCAAATTGGGCTTAAAGAAGCCCGTACCCGTCGTGATGAAGCCCGTACCTTGGTTGCCCAGGGCATCAACCCCTACGAGCATCGTAAACAACAGCGACTTGCTGTTCATGCTGCGAAGGAGCACACCTTCGAGGCGGTGTTCAATCAGTGGGTGGAGTTCCGAAGGCTAAGCCTGAAGGAAGGGCGCCAGAGCACGCTCTCGCAGATCTTGAGAATCTTCAATAAAGACGTCCTGCCCGTACTGGGTGGGAGGTCCATTTATGATATCAATCGTCACGATCTGCTGGATTTACTGAGCAGGATCGAGCAGCGCAAGGCCTTAACGACAGCCGAAAAATGCCGGACCTGGTTCAACCAATTGTTCCGCTATGCGCTGGTGAAAATCGAGGGGCTGGAACATAACCCGGCTTCAGACCTTGATGTGGTCGCACTCCCCAAGCCGCCTGTTACGCACAATCCATTTCTCCGAATGGACGAGCTTCCGGCATTGATGGCTGCTCTTCGAAACTACGGTGGCGCCAATCAAACTCGGCTTGGCCTTCGGTTGTTGCTGCTGACCGGTGTCCGCACGGGCGAATTGCGGTTGGCGACACCCGACCAGTTCGATCTGGAGAAGCGCTTGTGGGTCATACCAGCGGAAGTGGTGAAACAACTTCAGCTAGCGATGCGGAAGCCAGGTAAACAGACTCAAAATGTACCGCCTTACATCGTGCCGCTGTCGGTTCAGGCGCTGGAGATCGTGCGTCACTTGCTGGATCAGGTTGTCCCCGCACAGCGCTACTTGTTTGCGCATCGAAGCGACCTGAGCAAGCGCATCAGTGAGAACACGCTGAATGGCGCGCTACGCCGGATGGGGTACGCCGATCAGCTCACCGGTCATGGCATGAGGGCGACGATCTCGACAGCGCTGAATGAGATCGGATACCCGAAGGTATGGGTGGATGCCCAGCTTTCTCATGCCGATCCGGATAAGGTGAGTGCGGCCTACAATCACGCGGAATACGTCGAGCAGCGCCGGACCATGATGCAGGATTGGGCGAACCGTCTGGATCTATGGGGGCAGGGCCAACTGAAAGCGGCTAGCTCTCCGCTTACTATTCGTTTAGAAGGTGCAGCTTCGTTACCTTCGTTGGAAAACGCGAACGCAAACGCCGTTCTGTACAGCAGTGGCTTCCCAGCGACGACGGTCCCAGCCTCCAAAACGTCCGTCAGCAACGAACCGGTCCTTAGCGCGGCTCAGTATTCACCTGTCCTACTTGCTCCAGCGCAGACTGAACAGCTGCGCGAACCCCAAGTATCAGACATACAACGTCAGCGCGCCGAGATGCTCGCCACCTATGAAGCTTCGAGTAATCTGCCGCTGCTTGTCTTCGCCAAATTGGCAGGCAAATCCAGAGATCAGATCAACCGCGATATCAAGGCTCGGCGCCTGCTGTCCCTGAGCCTGGGGAATCGCGGTCAGCGCATTCCTGATTGGCAGCTTGATCCATTGCGGCACAAGTTCGTACTTGCTGCGTTAGCGCGGTTTCCGGATGTCGATGCGTGGAGGCTTTATCGGATGGTCTGTGAGCCTCATGAGCGACTGAAGGGGCGCTCGCCAATCGACGTACTCACTCTGGAGAATTTCGACGTGACTGCACGAATCGTTTGCGGCGCCCTAGGCCCAAGCTGA
- the pgsA gene encoding CDP-diacylglycerol--glycerol-3-phosphate 3-phosphatidyltransferase encodes MNIPNLITVLRVLLIPIFILLFYLPYHWSYVASASVFAFAAATDWLDGYLARRLEQSTPFGAFLDPVADKLMVAVALVLLVQEHGNLWLTLPAAVIIGREIVVSALREWMAELGARAQVAVSNLGKWKTAAQMLALVILLANPSDFSFWVLLGYALLLVSAGLTLWSMVQYLRAAWPHLRTDVDPK; translated from the coding sequence ATGAATATCCCAAACCTGATTACCGTCCTACGCGTCCTGCTCATCCCGATCTTCATTTTGCTGTTCTATTTGCCGTATCACTGGAGTTACGTGGCCTCCGCCTCGGTCTTTGCCTTCGCCGCCGCGACGGACTGGCTGGATGGTTACCTGGCCCGACGCCTGGAGCAGAGCACGCCGTTCGGCGCGTTCCTCGATCCGGTGGCCGACAAGCTGATGGTCGCGGTGGCCCTGGTGCTGCTGGTACAGGAACATGGCAACCTCTGGCTGACCTTGCCGGCGGCGGTGATCATCGGCCGCGAAATCGTCGTCTCGGCCCTGCGCGAATGGATGGCCGAGCTGGGCGCCCGCGCCCAGGTCGCCGTGTCGAACCTCGGCAAATGGAAAACTGCCGCACAAATGCTCGCGCTGGTGATCCTGCTGGCGAATCCCTCGGACTTCAGCTTCTGGGTCCTGTTGGGTTATGCCTTGCTGCTGGTGTCCGCCGGCCTGACGCTGTGGTCGATGGTCCAATACCTGCGCGCCGCCTGGCCGCACCTGCGGACCGATGTTGATCCGAAATAA
- the uvrC gene encoding excinuclease ABC subunit UvrC, translating into MTEQFDPSAFLSTCSGRPGVYRMFDSDARLLYVGKAKNLKKRLASYFRKTGLAPKTSALVGRIAQIETTITANETEALLLEQTLIKEWRPPYNILLRDDKSYPYVFLSDGAFPRLSIHRGAKKAKGRYFGPYPSAGAIRESLSLLQKTFFVRQCEDSYYKNRTRPCLQYQIKRCKAPCVGLVEPEVYAEDVRHSVMFLEGRSNALTDELSAAMEEASINLEFERAAELRDQIGLLRRVQDQQSMEGGSGDVDIVAAFINPGGACVHLINVRGGRVLGSKNFFPQVGIEEDVAEVMAAFLGQYYISSPERDLPSELIVNVVHEDFPALIEAIDKLRGRELTISHRVRGTRARWQQLAVTNAEQALGARLANRQHVAARFDALADVLNLDEPPQRLECYDISHSSGEATVASCVVFGPEGPIKSDYRRYNIEGVTPGDDYAAMHQALMRRFGKIKDGEGKLPDILLVDGGKGQLSMARDVLNELAVPDLILLGVAKGATRKAGFETLYLNDAAHEFTLKGDSPALHLIQQIRDEAHRFAITGHRARRGKTRRTSTLEGVAGVGPTRRRDLLKHFGGLQELSRASIEEIAKAPGISKKLAESIYANLHSE; encoded by the coding sequence ATGACTGAACAGTTTGATCCAAGTGCCTTCCTGTCGACCTGCAGCGGCCGCCCTGGCGTGTACCGCATGTTCGACAGCGATGCGCGCCTGCTTTATGTAGGCAAGGCCAAGAACCTCAAGAAGCGCCTGGCCAGTTATTTCCGCAAGACCGGCCTCGCACCGAAGACCTCCGCCCTGGTGGGGCGTATCGCGCAAATCGAAACCACGATCACGGCCAACGAAACCGAGGCGTTGCTGCTTGAGCAGACGCTGATCAAGGAGTGGCGCCCGCCGTACAACATCCTGCTGCGCGACGACAAATCCTACCCGTACGTGTTCCTGTCCGACGGGGCGTTTCCGCGCCTGAGCATTCATCGCGGAGCCAAGAAGGCGAAGGGGCGGTACTTCGGTCCTTACCCCAGCGCCGGGGCGATTCGTGAAAGCCTGAGCCTGCTGCAGAAAACCTTCTTCGTTCGCCAATGCGAAGACAGTTACTACAAGAACCGCACCCGGCCGTGCCTGCAATACCAGATCAAACGTTGCAAGGCACCGTGTGTCGGGCTGGTCGAGCCCGAGGTGTATGCCGAGGACGTGCGTCACTCCGTGATGTTCCTGGAAGGGCGCAGCAATGCGTTGACCGATGAGCTGTCCGCCGCCATGGAAGAGGCTTCGATCAACCTCGAATTCGAACGCGCCGCCGAGCTTCGCGACCAGATCGGGCTGCTGCGCCGGGTTCAGGATCAGCAAAGCATGGAAGGCGGCAGCGGCGACGTCGATATCGTGGCGGCGTTCATCAACCCGGGCGGCGCCTGTGTGCACTTGATCAACGTGCGGGGCGGCCGCGTCTTGGGCAGCAAGAACTTCTTCCCCCAGGTTGGTATCGAGGAAGACGTGGCGGAAGTCATGGCCGCTTTCCTGGGGCAGTACTACATCAGCAGCCCTGAACGCGACTTGCCCAGCGAATTGATCGTCAACGTGGTCCATGAAGATTTCCCAGCCCTGATCGAAGCCATCGACAAGCTCCGCGGTCGCGAATTGACCATCAGCCACCGTGTGCGCGGAACCCGCGCGCGCTGGCAACAACTGGCCGTGACCAACGCCGAACAGGCCCTCGGTGCACGTTTGGCCAACCGCCAGCACGTTGCGGCACGCTTCGATGCCCTGGCTGACGTCTTGAATCTGGACGAGCCACCGCAGCGGCTCGAGTGCTACGACATCAGCCACTCAAGCGGCGAGGCAACCGTTGCCTCCTGCGTAGTGTTCGGCCCGGAAGGCCCGATCAAGTCCGATTACCGGCGCTACAACATCGAGGGCGTTACCCCCGGCGATGACTATGCGGCGATGCACCAGGCGCTGATGCGGCGCTTCGGCAAGATCAAGGACGGGGAGGGCAAGCTGCCGGATATCCTGCTGGTGGACGGCGGCAAAGGCCAATTGTCCATGGCCCGCGACGTGCTCAATGAATTGGCGGTCCCGGACCTGATCCTGCTCGGCGTGGCCAAAGGAGCGACGCGCAAGGCCGGTTTCGAGACCCTGTACCTGAACGACGCGGCCCATGAGTTCACCCTCAAAGGGGATTCGCCGGCCCTGCACCTGATCCAGCAGATCCGCGACGAAGCCCACCGTTTCGCTATCACCGGCCACCGTGCCCGCCGCGGCAAGACCCGCCGCACTTCCACGCTGGAAGGCGTGGCAGGGGTCGGGCCGACGCGCCGGCGTGATCTGTTGAAACATTTTGGTGGCTTGCAGGAGCTGTCTCGTGCCAGCATCGAGGAGATAGCCAAAGCACCCGGTATCAGTAAAAAGCTTGCAGAGTCGATTTATGCAAACCTGCATAGCGAGTAG
- the gacA gene encoding response regulator transcription factor GacA yields MIRVLVVDDHDLVRTGITRMLADIDGLQVVGQAESGEESLIKARELKPDVVLMDVKMPGIGGLEATRKLLRSHPDIKVVAVTVCEEDPFPTRLLQAGAAGYLTKGAGLNEMVQAIRLVFAGQRYISPQIAQQLAIKSFQPTNDSPFDALSEREIQIALMIVGCQKVQIISDKLCLSPKTVNTYRYRIFEKLSISSDVELTLLAVRHGMVDASA; encoded by the coding sequence TTGATTAGGGTGTTAGTGGTCGATGACCATGATCTCGTCCGTACGGGCATTACGCGGATGCTGGCTGACATCGATGGCCTGCAGGTAGTTGGCCAGGCCGAGTCCGGGGAGGAATCCCTGATCAAGGCGCGGGAATTGAAACCCGACGTGGTTCTGATGGACGTCAAGATGCCGGGCATCGGCGGCCTTGAAGCCACGCGTAAGCTGTTGCGCAGCCATCCTGATATCAAGGTCGTCGCGGTAACGGTGTGTGAGGAAGATCCATTCCCGACCCGGTTGTTGCAGGCAGGCGCGGCGGGCTACCTCACCAAGGGCGCCGGCCTGAACGAGATGGTCCAGGCGATCCGCCTGGTGTTTGCCGGGCAACGCTACATCAGCCCGCAGATTGCCCAGCAGCTGGCGATCAAGTCGTTCCAGCCGACCAACGATTCGCCCTTCGATGCGCTTTCCGAGCGAGAAATCCAGATTGCCTTGATGATTGTCGGCTGCCAGAAGGTCCAGATCATCTCCGACAAACTCTGCCTGTCGCCCAAGACCGTCAATACCTACCGTTACCGTATCTTCGAAAAGCTTTCGATCAGCAGTGACGTCGAGTTGACGCTGCTGGCGGTGCGTCATGGCATGGTCGATGCCAGCGCCTGA
- a CDS encoding GNAT family N-acetyltransferase, whose amino-acid sequence MSFQWRLAEVGDIDFARQLTCRNMLPYYLRHDLLWQDEAFDLAWVIRQNWIIHRDDQALGFVSLSRDARALYIRELQIDQAFRRQGAGTWAIGQVWRMVALEHRPALRLTVFKDNPARALYERMGLQVVGEDECFLRMQRDVGA is encoded by the coding sequence ATGAGTTTCCAATGGCGCCTGGCTGAGGTCGGCGACATCGATTTCGCCCGGCAACTGACTTGCCGCAACATGCTTCCCTATTATCTGCGCCATGATTTGCTGTGGCAGGACGAAGCGTTCGACCTGGCCTGGGTCATCCGCCAGAACTGGATCATCCACCGTGATGACCAGGCGCTGGGTTTTGTCAGCCTTAGCCGTGACGCTCGCGCCTTGTATATCCGCGAGCTGCAGATAGACCAGGCGTTTCGTCGGCAGGGTGCCGGAACCTGGGCGATCGGACAGGTCTGGCGGATGGTGGCACTTGAACATCGACCGGCATTGCGCCTGACGGTCTTCAAGGATAATCCGGCCAGGGCCCTTTATGAGCGCATGGGGCTGCAGGTGGTCGGCGAAGACGAGTGTTTCCTGAGGATGCAGCGAGACGTAGGTGCTTGA
- a CDS encoding carbon-nitrogen hydrolase family protein produces the protein MNASVFAAAQAISIAGDVSANRLRHQSFMQAAAEQDVQMLVFPELSLTGYERDLAEELAILPDDAILQPLRDLAHELRLTTVVGMPIRLLAGAPVMIGALILGADGSLGVYSKQHLHPGEEVAFALGHGGSLLRMGTDRVAWAVCADFCHASHAAAAAERGATVYAAGVLITEGGYLPDTTLLQGYARQHAMTVLMANHGGATGGWESAGRSAIWGPGGSLIAAAPGVGESLVIARRSGDGWAGQVVPL, from the coding sequence ATGAACGCTTCAGTCTTTGCTGCCGCACAGGCCATATCCATTGCCGGGGACGTCAGCGCCAATCGACTGCGCCACCAGTCTTTCATGCAGGCCGCTGCCGAGCAGGACGTGCAAATGCTGGTATTTCCCGAGTTGTCACTCACCGGTTATGAGCGGGATCTGGCCGAGGAGTTGGCGATACTGCCTGACGACGCTATCTTGCAGCCGCTGCGCGACCTGGCGCACGAGTTGCGTTTGACCACGGTGGTCGGCATGCCGATCCGCCTGTTGGCAGGCGCACCCGTGATGATCGGCGCATTGATCCTGGGGGCGGATGGCTCCCTTGGGGTCTACAGCAAACAGCACTTGCACCCTGGCGAAGAGGTCGCCTTTGCGCTTGGTCATGGCGGTTCGTTGCTGCGGATGGGGACGGATCGCGTCGCCTGGGCGGTGTGTGCCGATTTCTGCCACGCCAGCCATGCCGCCGCAGCCGCGGAGCGGGGCGCCACGGTGTATGCGGCGGGTGTGTTGATCACCGAAGGCGGCTACCTGCCGGACACGACGTTGCTGCAAGGTTATGCCCGGCAACACGCCATGACGGTCCTGATGGCCAATCATGGTGGCGCCACCGGGGGCTGGGAGTCAGCGGGTCGCAGCGCGATCTGGGGCCCCGGTGGTTCGCTGATCGCAGCGGCACCCGGCGTTGGCGAGTCGTTGGTTATCGCCCGTCGTAGTGGCGATGGCTGGGCCGGGCAGGTCGTGCCGCTTTGA
- a CDS encoding 3-deoxy-7-phosphoheptulonate synthase has translation MNSSVSALPLSTLNPANEALSLRLPSALQLKQQLPLDAALSHQVGVHRQAIRAILNGEDSRLLVIVGPCSIHDPKSALEYAANLARLAREVSDSMLLVMRAYVEKPRTTIGWKGLAYDPHLDGSDDMAAGLGLSRELMREMLRLGLPVATELLQPMAAGYFDDLLSWVAIGARTTESQIHREMASGLGMPVGFKNGTDGGVGIACDAMRSAAHPHRHFGVDSQGHPAIIQTPGNPDTHLVLRGGHRGPNYDRQNVAQIHDDLARLKIPPRIMVDCSHANSGKDPLRQPQVFNDVLEQRLLGNHALIGMMLESHLFEGCQPLGPAMRYGVSVTDGCLGWESTEQLLRQAHGRLQSLA, from the coding sequence ATGAATTCGTCCGTCTCCGCTTTGCCGCTGTCCACGCTCAACCCTGCCAATGAAGCCTTGAGCCTGCGCTTGCCAAGCGCGTTGCAGCTCAAGCAACAATTGCCACTTGATGCGGCGTTGAGTCACCAAGTCGGCGTCCATCGCCAAGCGATCCGCGCAATCCTCAATGGCGAGGATTCCCGCCTGTTGGTCATCGTTGGCCCTTGTTCCATCCACGACCCGAAATCCGCTCTCGAATACGCCGCCAACCTGGCCCGTCTTGCCCGGGAGGTGAGCGACAGCATGCTGCTGGTGATGCGTGCCTACGTTGAGAAGCCGCGCACCACCATTGGCTGGAAAGGCCTGGCCTACGATCCTCACCTCGACGGCAGTGATGACATGGCCGCCGGTCTCGGCCTGTCTCGGGAATTGATGCGTGAAATGCTGCGACTCGGCCTGCCCGTCGCCACGGAGTTGTTGCAGCCCATGGCTGCCGGTTACTTCGACGACTTGCTAAGTTGGGTAGCGATCGGCGCCCGCACCACCGAATCGCAGATTCACCGGGAGATGGCCAGCGGCCTGGGCATGCCGGTAGGGTTCAAGAACGGCACGGACGGCGGCGTCGGCATCGCCTGTGACGCCATGCGCTCCGCCGCTCACCCTCATCGGCATTTCGGCGTCGACAGCCAGGGACATCCGGCGATCATCCAGACCCCGGGCAACCCCGACACGCATTTGGTGCTGCGCGGCGGCCATCGCGGTCCGAACTACGATCGCCAGAACGTGGCCCAGATACACGACGACCTGGCTCGCCTCAAGATCCCGCCCCGCATCATGGTCGATTGCAGCCACGCCAACAGCGGCAAGGACCCACTGCGCCAACCCCAGGTGTTCAATGACGTTTTGGAACAACGGCTGCTGGGCAATCACGCCCTCATCGGCATGATGCTTGAAAGCCATCTGTTCGAGGGCTGCCAGCCATTGGGCCCGGCGATGCGCTACGGGGTGTCAGTCACCGATGGGTGTCTCGGCTGGGAATCCACCGAGCAGCTATTACGCCAGGCTCACGGCAGGTTGCAATCGCTGGCGTGA
- a CDS encoding lipase family alpha/beta hydrolase yields MQRNATTRFPILLVHGLFGFEKVGQSELFRDIKEALRTAGARVFIPYVSVTHCNEARGEQLLAQIERVLDGTGAPRVNLIGHGQGALAARYAAAMAPDIVASVTSVNGPNQGSELADFLRKALTPGRLPEQVASRVATLFADFISSLSGQAKLPQHAIAALAALTTEGVGAFNDKYPQGLPRSWGGNGPQEVNGVRYYSWSGTVRDTADTAHGFCQAFSEYFITEAGQNDGIVGRYSSHLGKVIRSDYPMDHLDAINQSVGGERCKGTDPVALYLRHAERLRIVGL; encoded by the coding sequence ATGCAACGGAATGCAACTACGCGCTTTCCCATCTTATTGGTCCATGGTTTGTTCGGGTTCGAAAAGGTTGGGCAATCCGAACTTTTCCGTGACATCAAAGAAGCCCTACGTACGGCCGGTGCCCGAGTGTTCATCCCGTACGTATCAGTCACGCACTGCAATGAGGCCCGTGGCGAGCAGTTACTGGCGCAGATTGAGCGGGTCCTTGATGGGACCGGTGCCCCCAGGGTCAACCTGATCGGTCACGGCCAAGGCGCGCTGGCCGCCCGCTATGCTGCGGCGATGGCACCGGACATTGTCGCCTCGGTCACTTCGGTCAACGGGCCCAATCAGGGTTCGGAACTGGCGGACTTCCTGCGCAAGGCGTTGACCCCAGGCCGTCTGCCGGAGCAAGTCGCGAGTCGGGTCGCGACGCTTTTTGCCGACTTCATTTCATCGCTCAGCGGCCAGGCAAAGCTCCCGCAACATGCCATCGCGGCACTGGCAGCGCTGACCACCGAAGGCGTGGGCGCGTTCAATGACAAATACCCCCAAGGCCTGCCCCGTAGCTGGGGAGGCAACGGCCCGCAAGAGGTCAACGGCGTGCGCTATTACTCGTGGAGCGGGACGGTGCGAGACACCGCGGATACCGCGCACGGTTTCTGCCAGGCCTTCTCCGAATATTTCATCACCGAGGCTGGGCAGAACGACGGCATCGTCGGGCGCTACAGCTCGCATCTGGGCAAGGTCATTCGCTCCGATTACCCCATGGACCACTTGGACGCGATCAACCAATCGGTCGGCGGCGAACGGTGCAAGGGAACCGATCCGGTGGCGCTCTACCTGAGGCACGCCGAGCGCCTGCGAATCGTCGGGCTTTGA
- a CDS encoding peptidylprolyl isomerase yields the protein MAKATARHILVSSEDKCNELKAQIEGGADFAEVAKANSSCPSSRQGGDLGSFGPGQMVKEFDTVVFSAPINVVQGPVKTQFGYHLLEVTSRQD from the coding sequence ATGGCCAAAGCCACTGCCCGCCACATCCTGGTTTCCAGCGAAGACAAGTGCAACGAACTCAAGGCCCAGATCGAAGGTGGCGCCGATTTCGCTGAAGTCGCCAAGGCCAACTCCTCCTGCCCATCCAGCCGCCAGGGCGGCGACCTGGGTTCGTTCGGTCCAGGCCAGATGGTCAAGGAATTTGACACCGTGGTCTTCAGCGCTCCGATCAATGTGGTCCAGGGCCCGGTCAAGACCCAGTTCGGCTATCACCTGCTGGAAGTGACCAGCCGCCAGGACTGA
- a CDS encoding extracellular solute-binding protein, with product MRLAFPSWLLTAALLLTGAATVNATPQHALTVYGEPAKYAEGFGHFAYANPQAPKGGTMRRSAMEIGHFDHVLPYIDKGIGVSQVDGMLYSPLAQRSLDEPYTVYGLVAEKMERAEDGLSLRFYLNPKARFADGKPITAQDVRYSFDLLMTQGSLRYRTQFAAVKGVEVESERTVRFDFKNNESRTLPLDIATLPVFPEHWWKTRDFANGGGYEPPLGSGPYRVSKVDSGRSITFERNADWWGKDLPVSRGLYNFDHFSIEYFGDTDVARQVLRGGAYDYNREFSATGYSIGYDSPALRDGRLQKAHLATEAPQPAQGFVFNLQRPQFQDRRVRQALAMLWDFEWSNRQMMRNLYVRQQSYFSNTDLAARQLPDAGELAILEPLRGKVPEEVFNQVFEAPKTDGSGIIRDKQLQALALLEQAGWKPDGDRLVNAEGEALSFTFLVTQNGIDRLLLPYKRTLAQIGIDMNIRRIDSSQYVNRLMSRDYDMIITGYPVSTSPGTELYNYFGSAAATDPGANNYMVLQNPAVDALIDGLVKATTQGDMLRHAHALDRVLQWNYYWIPNYYPPGSSTVWWNRFGMPKVQASNDEAIESWWEVSTTPLTNEQMTAERIKRGSPGGHH from the coding sequence ATGCGACTGGCGTTCCCCTCTTGGCTGCTCACCGCCGCGCTCCTGCTGACAGGTGCTGCAACGGTGAATGCCACCCCCCAACATGCCCTGACCGTCTATGGCGAACCAGCCAAGTACGCCGAAGGCTTCGGCCACTTTGCCTATGCCAATCCCCAGGCCCCCAAGGGTGGCACGATGCGCCGCTCAGCCATGGAGATCGGCCATTTCGACCATGTACTGCCCTATATCGACAAAGGCATCGGCGTCAGCCAGGTCGATGGCATGCTCTATTCGCCACTGGCCCAGCGCTCGCTGGACGAGCCCTATACCGTCTACGGCCTGGTTGCCGAGAAAATGGAACGCGCCGAGGACGGCCTGTCCCTGCGTTTCTACCTGAATCCCAAAGCACGTTTTGCCGACGGCAAGCCCATCACCGCGCAAGACGTGCGCTACAGCTTCGACCTGCTGATGACCCAGGGCAGCCTGCGCTATCGCACCCAATTCGCCGCCGTCAAAGGTGTCGAGGTGGAGTCGGAACGCACCGTTCGCTTCGACTTCAAGAACAATGAAAGCCGCACCCTGCCTCTGGACATCGCCACCCTGCCGGTTTTCCCCGAGCACTGGTGGAAAACCCGCGACTTCGCCAACGGCGGCGGCTACGAGCCGCCCCTGGGCAGCGGTCCATACCGGGTGAGCAAGGTCGACTCGGGCCGCAGCATCACCTTCGAGCGCAACGCCGACTGGTGGGGCAAGGACCTGCCGGTCAGCCGCGGCCTCTATAATTTCGACCACTTCAGCATCGAGTACTTCGGGGACACCGACGTGGCCCGGCAAGTCCTGCGCGGCGGCGCGTACGACTACAACCGTGAGTTCTCCGCCACCGGCTATTCCATTGGCTACGACAGCCCCGCCCTGCGCGACGGTCGCCTGCAAAAGGCCCACCTCGCCACCGAGGCGCCCCAGCCGGCCCAAGGTTTCGTGTTCAATCTGCAACGACCACAATTCCAGGACCGCCGCGTACGCCAGGCGCTGGCCATGCTCTGGGATTTCGAGTGGAGCAATCGCCAGATGATGCGCAACCTCTACGTGCGTCAACAGAGCTATTTCTCCAACACCGACCTCGCCGCCCGGCAACTGCCCGATGCAGGCGAACTGGCAATTCTGGAACCGTTGCGCGGCAAGGTACCCGAGGAGGTCTTCAACCAGGTCTTCGAGGCGCCGAAAACCGACGGCAGCGGCATCATCCGTGACAAGCAACTGCAAGCCCTGGCACTGCTGGAACAGGCCGGCTGGAAACCTGACGGCGATCGCCTGGTGAATGCCGAAGGCGAGGCCCTGAGCTTCACTTTCCTGGTGACCCAGAACGGTATCGATCGCCTCCTGCTCCCCTATAAGCGGACCCTGGCGCAGATCGGCATCGACATGAACATCCGGCGCATCGACTCGTCCCAGTATGTCAACCGCCTGATGAGCCGCGACTACGACATGATCATCACTGGCTACCCCGTCAGCACTTCGCCGGGCACGGAACTCTACAACTACTTTGGCTCGGCGGCGGCCACCGACCCCGGCGCGAACAACTACATGGTCTTGCAGAACCCCGCCGTGGATGCCCTCATCGACGGCCTGGTCAAGGCCACCACCCAGGGCGATATGCTCCGCCATGCCCATGCGCTGGACCGGGTGCTGCAATGGAATTACTACTGGATTCCCAACTATTACCCACCCGGCAGCTCCACCGTGTGGTGGAATCGCTTCGGCATGCCGAAAGTCCAGGCGAGCAATGACGAAGCCATCGAGAGCTGGTGGGAAGTCAGCACCACGCCGCTGACCAACGAGCAGATGACCGCCGAACGCATCAAGCGCGGCTCGCCTGGAGGGCATCACTGA